The DNA window ATTTTTCTTCGCGAACACCTTTGCGATGATGTCACCGGCGCGGACGCGGGCGTCGCCCTCGAACACGATGAAGCGCCACGGCGTCAGCTTGCCGTGGTCGGGTACCCGCGCCCCGATAGTGAGAATGGTGTCGAGATCGGCCGGCGAGGGGCCGGGGCCGCTCATCTCGCGCGGTTTTACCGAACGGCGGACCTTCAGAAGTTCTATGGCGTCAGGCACGACAATTTCCTTAACATCGAGTAGCCGGAAGACTGCCAGAGCAGATAGGACGCAAACGGACGAGCGGAAGCCAATTTAGATCGATTGTGAATGATCAAGCCACCGCCTGCGCCCGCTTTACATCAGGCGGCGTGGCTTCCTCGACCAGCGCCGCCAGCGCTGCCTCGGTCGACATCACCGTCTGCCCGTCGCTACCGAGCCGACGCACCGAGACCGAATGCGTCTCCGCTTCCTTCTTGCCGACCACCAGCAGCGCCGGGATCTTCGCCAGCGAGTGCTCGCGGACCTTGTAGTTGATCTTCTCGTTGCGAAGGTCGAGCTCGACGCGCAGTCCCGCGCGCCGCGCCGCCGCCGCGACCACCTTGGCGTACTCGTCGCCCTCCGAGGTGATGGTGGTGACGACCGCCTGCACCGGCGCCAGCCATAGCGGGAAATTGCCGGCGAAGTGCTCGATCAGGATGCCGATGAAGCGCTCGATCGAGCCGCAGATCGCACGGTGCACCATGACCGGTGCTTTCTTCGAACCGTCGGCGTCGATGTAGAACGCGCCAAATCGCTCCGGCAGGTTGAAGTCGACCTGCGTGGTGCCGCATTGCCAGTCACGGCCGATGGCATCGCGCAGCACATATTCGAATTTGGGGCCGTAGAACGCGCCTTCGCCGGGATTGATCGCGGTCTTGATACGGTGGTTGTGGCCCTGCGCCTCGATCTGCGACAGCACGGTGGCCATCACGCGCTCGGCATGATCCCACATCTCGTCGGTGCCGACGCGCTTTTCGGGCCGGGTCGAAAGCTTCACCGTGAGATCGCCCGTGAAGCCGAAATCCGCATAGGTCGACAGGATAAGATCGTTGATCTTCAGGCATTCCTCGGCGAGCTGCGCTTCCGTGCAGAACACATGCGCGTCGTCCTGGGTAAACCCGCGGACCCGCATCAGGCCGTGCATGGCGCCGGATGGTTCATAGCGGTGCACGACACCGAATTCCGCCAGCCGCAGCGGCAGATCGCGATAGCTTTTCAAGCCGTGCTTGAAGATCTGCACGTGGCCGGGACAGTTCATCGGCTTCAACGCAAACCAGCGCTTGTCCTCGGCCTCATCGCCGGCGGATTGCGCCGCGAACATGTTTTCGCGATACCAGTCCCAATGGCCTGAGGTTTCCCACAGCGACTTGTCGAGAATCTGCGGCGCGTTGACCTCGCTGTAATCGCCGGTCAGGCGCCGGCGCATATAGGCGATCAGCGCCTGGAAGATGGTCCAGCCCTTGGGGTGCCAGAACACCACGCCGGGGCCTTCTTCCTGGAAATGAAACAGATCGAGCTCGCGGCCGAGCCTGCGGTGGTCGCGCTTCTCGGCCTCCTCGATCTGCTTCAGATAGGCGTCGAGTTCTTCCTGTTTTGCGAACGCCGTGCCGTAGATCCGCGTCAGCATCGGATTGTTGCTGTCGCCGCGCCAATAGGCGCCCGCGACCTTCATCAGCTTGAACGCATTGCCGATCTTGCCGGTCGACGTCATGTGCGGCCCGCGGCACAGATCGAACCAGTCACCCTGGAAGTAGATCTTGATCGGCTCATTGCCGGGAATGGCGTCAACCAGCTCGACCTTGAAGTTCTCGCCCTTGTCGCGGAACACCTGTTTTGTCTTCTCGCGATCCCACACTTCCTTGGTGAAGGGCTTATCGCGCGCGACGATCTCGCGCATTTTCTTTTCGATCGCGGCGAAATCCTCCGGCGTGAATGGTTCGTTGCGGAAGAAGTCGTAATAGAAGCCGTTCTCGATCACGGGACCGATCGTGACCTGCGTGCCCGGCCACAGCGACTGCACCGCCTCGGCCAGCACATGGGCGGCGTCATGCCGGATCAATTCCAGCGCGCGGGCGTCGTCGCGGTTGATGAACTCGATTTTCGCATCGTGGCCGATCGGATCGGTGAGATCGGCGACCACGCCGTCCAATGCCATCGCCACGGTGCGCTTGGCCAGCGAGGGCGAAATGCCCTTGGCAATCTCGAGTCCGGTGATGTCCCTGGGGAATTCGCGCGTTGCGCCGTCGGGAAAGGTGACGGCAATTTTTTGTGACGCTTCGGCCGGTTTCAGATTCGTGAGGCTGTACTTGAAGTCGGACATGGCGGTCTCCTGTAGCTCACTCCTGCGAACGAGCGCAGGTAAGCGGAAAGCAGGGGTATAGCAGGGGATTCGCGGCCTGCAACCGGCAAAAAGCACGGTTTTCGCAGGCTGTGCGCCATCGGTGTAGAAGGAATAGGCCTGCTCGTAGTAGTTGCGGCACGGAGGTTCATTGTCTAGCTTTGTCGCGCTCCGCTCCTTCCCGCATATCCTCAGCCATCCACATGATCCACCGCGTCCTGCTTGCCGCAGCCCTGTCGCTGATCCCCGGAGTGGTGCGAGCCAAGCCGCCCGCGGTCGATGCCGCGTTTGCACCGAAGCTGATCATCTACCCTGCCAAGGGCGCCGCAAACGCGTGCGGTCCCGGTTGTGACCGCTGGATTGCGGTTGAAGGCCGGATCGATCAGGACGCCGCCTCGCGCATTCGCCGTTTCCTGCTGAAAGTGAAGGACACGCAACGCCCGATCTATTTTCATTCGCCGGGCGGTGTGGTCGGACAATCCTTCCTGATCGGGCGCTTGCTGCGTAGCCGGAAGGCCGTGGCGCGGATCGGACGAACAATCGTTACAGCCTGCGGCGCAGCAACACAGGTCGATGACGCCTGCCTCAAGATCAAGACCGGAGGCGGCGAAGTTGAGGCCGAGATCGTCACTCGGTATGCCATGTGCAATTCCGCCTGCAGCTATCTGTTTCTCGGCGCGACGACGCGCGAGGTGGCTCCCGACGCTGCAATGGCTGTCCATAATTCCAAGCTGACCATGATCTTTCACGGGCATCCCTCGGCACAGCAGATTGCGGCTTTTACCGAGCGCAGCACGGTCAAAGCCGATCGCGAGAGAGCATCGTTCATTGCGGCGATGGGTATCAGCCACGAGCTTACCGATCTCGTCAGAACCGTGAAATTCGAGAGCCTGCACATATTGACCCGACCGGAGCTTTACCGTTTCGGGATCGATACGCGGCCCACCGTCGAAACCGCCTGGAGGCTGGAAGGCGCGGCGCGTCCGTATGTCCGCAAGATCGTCCTTGCGAAGAAGGATGACAGTCAATCGTTTCGAACGATGGAATGGCGGTTGTTCTGCGAGAACAAGGATCGTGCCCGGTTGATGTTTGTTCGGGAATTCGATCAGGGCGGCGCCGCCGTGAATTCGGTGATCATGATAGCGGGTTCTGAAAAGCCCGTGATCTTCGGCAAATTTCCCGCGCGGACAGGAACGTACGAGGTGTGGAGCGAGACGATCGCGTCGGACACCATGAAGGCTGTGCTGGCCGCCTCTCATCTGCAGATCGGCGAGGGGGCGTCAATGTCGGAAGGCAAGACCAGCCTTGCGACATTTGACATCGACACAAATGGCATGGAGGCGGCGTGGACGCAGTTCCTGGCGTCGTGTCCAGCCGCGCCGGCCAATGCGAAGTCAGTGATCGCGTCTCCCGGTCTTACCTTCAGCCCGGCACAGTAACGGGCGCGATGGGGCAATGACGGCTGGCCAGGTATTTAGATGCAATTGCATTGGAGTCGGCGTCTGCTAATAGGGGGCGGTGAAGCGCTACGTGGATGTTTCTGGCGCCGGCAGGGCGGTATGTTATATGCGGCGCGATCTGTTATATGGCGCCGGTTATATGTTGATGAGTTTTGTCGCGCTGGCGCTGCCGACGGTGAACTAAATCGCGTGCCGGACAAAAACGAGGTGAGGTTATATGAGACTAATGCTGGCGATCGTCGCGGTGCTCTATTCGGCCACTGCCATGGCTCAAGGGAGTCCGCCGCCGACGATCGGGGGAAAACCGCTAGTACAGGTGAAGCCGCACGGTGCGCCTGCGCCGGCAAAACCGACGTCGATTGCGGGCAAGCTGCAAGCCTGCCTGGACATCGACGATGGGACGAAAGGCCGACTGGATTGCTACGACGCGATCTTCCCGCCCAAGCCAAATCCGAAGGCGCCGGCTGCGCAGCGCGTCGCGGATTGCCGTCTTACCAAGGAAGAAGACGACCGGCTGGCTTGCTACAACGGGTTCGCGGAGAAGATACCGAAATTCTGATCTGCGGGATTTCGCGATAGCCGGCGCCTCCTGAATCGTTCTCACGAGGCGCTGGCCCCGCGGATGAAATCTCGCCGCGCGAAGATCGTTTCGTGAAGGGAGCGGCTGTCAGTCGCCGATGCGGGTCAATATCGCCTTGAAGGAAACGCCGGGCAGTTGCAGCGCTTCACCCTCGAAGTCGAACATATCGTCGTCGGTTTGCCTGCCCTTGAGCATTAGCGTGATCATGTCGATTCCGAACAACGGCTTGAACCCGGGATCCGCGTTGTGGCGCAGCGTCGATAGTTTGACATGAATGTCGTCGTCCGTGCCGGTGTAGTTTCCGATAAAGGCAAATCCGGAATTGCCACCGCGAATTTTGCCGTCGATGGCGTACACCACGCCGCTGCCGCTGCCGTGGACGGTATGAAACTCAACTTTGTATAAACCTTGCCGCAACCTGCATCCCCGGCGGTTCAAGAATTTTCCGAGTTGTACTTTATGGTTCGGATACGCGCCGAACAATCCCGCGCAAAAGAAAATGCGCGGCCATCAACACCGCAATTTAATTATGGAACCGGCGCGAGATTTACGGGCTGTGAAGGCCGCGATTATTGACCCGCCGGCGATGTGGAACTCGCTGCAATCCTCGTCAGCGCAGGTGAAGCAGCCATCTTCTCCAACACCTCCTCGACGGGATTCTTCGTCCAGGCGTGCGTGACATAATCACGATGCGTCACGCCCTCCGGCGTTTCGACAAAAACCACGCTGCCGGGCTTCAACGGTCCGTCCATGCTTTCGGAAATGGCGATGCCCTTGTCTCTGAGCATATGCATGAGTTCCTGGTCGTGGCGCGCGGTGTAGTGCGTGTAAGAACTGACGAAAAAGCCGGTGCGGTCGTTCTCGATCCAGGACGCGAACTTATCCAATTCGCCATAAACCGCATCGAGCAGGAACACGCCGCGCACGCGATTGCCAAGACCACCGACGTTCAGGCTCCAGGCCGTCGGTAAAAAGCCACCGCTATAGCCCACGATGATGACCGGCATGTTGGCGAAAGCCTTGGCCGCGCGCGGATCGCCATAGAGCGCGGCGAGGTGATCGGCGGACTCCGTCACAAAACGCTTGAGCCCGCCCGATTGCCAGAACTTGCCGGCGCTTGAATCGGCGGCATCGACCGCAAGCTGCGGTGCCAGCAACACCGCATTGACGCCGGAATCCGAGATCTGTTGCGGCACCAGCTGCCGGTCGCGCACATCCCGTTCCAGCGTAGCGCCGTTGCCGTGGAAGAACACGACGATCACGCCCGGTTTGCGGATATCGAAATTCTCCGGGACATGCATCAGCACGCGATTGTCGTTGAAGGTCTCGTCCTGCCAGAAAACCTTGCCGCCCAAGCCGCGATGGCCCCGGCGCTCGCCCTTCGAAACGTTCAGGAACGGCTCGTCGGTGCGGGGATTATTGCCGGAATAGGGGAAGGCCGAGGATTTCAGGCTGACCAGCGTGGTCTGATCGCCTCTCGGTGGCCGCTGGTACGGAAGCTCCGGCGCCAATGAGGCAACCCGGTACGGTGCTGGCGCGGCTTGAGCGACCGTTTGCTCCGTGCGGTTGGGCAGGAGATCGGCGGCTTGGCGTTGCTGGAAACTCTCACTCGCCGTCGGGAAGCGGTCCTTGAATTGAGGTTTCGGGAAACGTTCGTCGAAGGAAGCTCCGCTCGGCGCCTGTCCGCATTGAGCCAGGACCAACGACAGGGGCATGAATGCGCAGAGCAGGGCGATCCGGCGCGATCGGAGAACACCGGCGCGATATCGTCGTGCCGAATGCGGCTCGCACCAAGCCGCGACCGGTGTCTTCAACCGGCGCGCAAGGTCAAACATCCGCCATTTCGGATTAGCCCCGACCATCCACCCACCGACCCAATTCAACGCGGCCCGTATTTCAGCGCGCTGGCGTTTAGGTGACGTTAAGCTCCCCGGGAGCTGACCAAGAAACTCCCCACATCCCGGGAAGACCGAAAGAGCCCAAGAGAGAGCACGAAATCGTGTCCCGATTGTGGGACCGTCACGAACATTTCGCAATCGCCGGGGCGTTTTCGGTATCATGATACGGAATTCGGCTGAGGCATTAAATCGCTGATAACACTGCTTGAATTGAGGGGACGCAGCCTGCACGATGAAGCCACCAGCGCGCGATGGCAGTGAGCCCCGGATATGACGGTATCAGAAACGGGAGGCGCGGCGTTGCGCGGTCGGCTCCCGGGTGAGCGGGCTACCGTCTCGGTCATCGTGGCGGCCGCTATCGTGGTCGCGGACATGATCGGTGTCGGCGTTTTCACGAGCCTCGGTTTTCAGGTCAAGGACCTCCCTTCGGGCTTTGCGATCCTGCTGCTGTGGACCGTGGGCGGCGTCGTCGCCCTGTGCGGGGTCTTTTCCTACAGCGAGCTTGGCGCGATGTTTCCGCGCTCGAGCGGCGAATACAATTTCCTGACCCGCGCCTACCATCCGGCGTTTGGATTCCTGGCCGGCTGGGTGTCGGCGACGGTTGGTTTCGCCGCACCGGTGGCGCTGGCCGCGATGGCTTTCGGCGAGTACGGCAGGTCGGTGGTTCCGGGTGCGCCGCCGCTCGCGCTTGCGATGGGCGTGATCTGGGTGGTGTCGATCGTGCAGCTATGCGGCGTCAGGCACTCCAGCACCTTTCAATTGACCGCGACGATCGTGAAGGTGGCGCTGATCGTGGCGTTCCTGATCGCGGGATTTGTCATCGGCGTGCCGCAGCAGGCCACGTTCGCGCCGTCGGCTGCCGATTTTGCCCACATCACCAGCGCGCCGTTCGCGATCGGCTTGGTCTTCGTGATGTATTCGTTCTCGGGGTGGAACGCCGCAACCTACATCATCGGCGAAATGCGGCTGCCGCAGCAAAACCTGCCGCGCGCACTGCTGGCGGGAACACTGATCGTGCTGTTGCTGTATGTCGCCCTCAACGCGGTGTTCCTTTACACCACGCCGATCGACAAGCTGTCGGGGCAACTCGACGTCGCCCGTATCGCAGGCAGCCAGATCTTCGGCGAGATCGGCGGCCGCATCGCCGGCGCCATGATTTGCATCGGCCTGATTTCTTCCATCAGTGCGATGATGTGGATCGGTCCGCGCGTCATGATGACAATGGGAGAGGATATTCCGGCGCTGCGGCTGTTCGCCCGCAAGTCCGCCAACGGCGCGCCTGCTTACGCCATCCTGTTCCAGCTCGCGGTAGCAGGACTATTGCTGTTCACCCGCAGTTTCGAGGCTGTGCTCGACTTCATCCAGTTCGGCCTATTGTTCTGCTCGTTCTTCACGGTGCTCGGCGTCATCAAATTGCGGATCATGCAGCCCGATCTGCATCGGCCTTACCGCACCTGGGGCTACCCGATCACCCCGGCGATCTTCCTGCTCGTGACCGGCTTCATGATGTACTATCTTTTGGTCGACCGTCCGCTGCAGTCGTTGTTCGGTGTTCTGATTTTGATTTCGGGCCTTTTGATTTACGCCGTCTTCCGCAAGCCGTCCGCCCCGCCCACCGCATCTGCAGACTGCAACTAGAAATGCTTCAGTTCAGAAAAATTGCCGTGGTCGCTGTCGTCATGTTGCTCGCGGCTGCGATCCCGGTGCGCGCCGCCGATACTGCGACCGCCGATGATGCCGCGCGGTTTCTCGCGGGCATGCCGCCGTCAGCCGAATCGCCACTGACACCCCTGACCAAAGATCCCACGTGGCAACGTCATTCACGCTTCTTCGACGCTGCGTTCGGGCAGCTCGAACAACGCCAGCTTTCGAAAATCCGCACCTGGGCCGCCGCCAATCTGGCCGCGCCGCGGCCGACCATGTTTTACATGTTCAGCGGACCGGATTTTCTCTACGCGGAGGCGTTTTATTCAAAGGCAACGACCTATGTGCTGAGCGCGCTCGAGCCGGTCGGCTCGGTGCCGGACCTGACGCGATTGCGGTCCGATGGCATCTACTACACGCTCTATGATGTCGAGCACTCCATGAGCTCGATCCTGAATTTCAGCTTCTTCATCACCAAGCACATGAAAGCCGATCTGCGCGAGGGGGAGCTGAGCGGCACTTTGCCGATCCTCTATGTTTTCCTGGCGCGTTCCGGAAAGACCATCCACAGTGTCGAACCGATCACGCTCGACGATCAGGGCATCGAGCATTCCGCCAGCGAGAGTGCCGGCAAGAATGCCGCCCGCGGCGTAAAGATCAGGTTCGCCGGCAGCGATGGTGTCGAAAAGACGCTGTATTATTTCAGCACGGATCTTTCCAATAATAGTGTCCGAACCAGCGGCTTCCTCAAATTTTGCGCGATGCTTGCACCCGGCAACAGCCTGATCAAGAGCGCGTCCTATCTGCTGCACGCGCGCAGTTTCACCACCGTGCGTGATTTCCTGCTCGCCAACAGCGCCACGATCATCCAGGACGATTCCGGCATTCCGCTGGGTGATTATGATCCGAGGAGGTGGCGATTTTTTCCGTTCGGCCACTATGCCGGCCCGATCGCGAAATTCCCGCGAATGTATCAGCCGAATTATGCCGAACTGTTCCAGCGCAGCCAGCCGATCGATTTCGGCATCGGCTATCGCTGGCGATCGTTTGAATCGAACCTGCTGTTGTCGGTCAAGCTTGCGTCTGACACCCCGGGCAGCGTTGAAGCCACGCCACCGGCCGAGCCATCGCCAGCCGAGCCGCCGCAGAAGCCGCAGCGTCCGCCGCGGACGCGTCCGCAGGTCTATGATCGACCCGGGAGTTTCTGGCCTTTTGGCCGGTAACGCCTGTGGCTTTTTCGCTCCGCGCCCTTGACCTCACCAATGAACGTTTTGGCTCGGGACGATGAAGGCCGTGGTACTCGGCGGGGTGGGGTTGTCGCTGTAGAATCTGCAGGCGGCTATAATCACGATGATCAAGGCGAGTATCGCGATCAGATCGATCTGCCGGGGATCGTGACCTCTGTGGCTGATTTTCCAGCGCATTGTTTTTGTCTCCTAAGCGGAAGCACTAAACCAATGCGTGCGGACCGCCGCGGTTCCGCGCGTGGCAGCAATGCGCCTTCCGCTTGGAAGCAGCGCAGCAAGATCGTCAGGGCATAGTCTCGACGCGTCTGATCGGCGGAATTGATCAAACGCTAGGGCGCGTTGACGCCGCGCCAGCGCGCGAACCGCCATGGCAAATACCATCGCGCGCCCGGCGGTCTTGTCAGCGGCACGTTGTCGATTCCGGACGTGCCCCAGGGTTGGCAGCGCAGCAGCCGGGCTAGCGTCATCCATCCGCCGCCCCATAATCCGAAGCGCTCGATCGCTTCGTCGGCATAAACCGAACAGGTCGGCAGATGACGGCAGTTGTAACCGACCAGCGGCGACAGCGTGTGCCGATAGGTCCAGATCAGCGCGCGCCCCGCGTTGCGCGGCAGCCGTCGCATTGTGCCCGCGCAATCCGGACAGGCCGAAGAATGTGACGATGAATATTTCATGGGCGGCGTGCCGCAGTCATACGCAGATGTTTGCACGGTTCCATTTCATGGAACCACAGGGATTCGGTAAAAGCGCCACACTTTGGGAAATATCGCATGGTTTGGGTGGCAGTGCAGCAAAGGTTCTATGGACGATGAAGACTCGCGCGGTTACCCTTTTCATAACGTCGGTATGACAGAATCATATGGCGTTGAAACGGGGCCATTGCCACTGCTTGTTTTGGGGCTTGTGGGGAAGGGACCAAATTGAGGTTCGTAAGGTCGCTTAACGTTCGCGGCTGGGCGCTACTCGGCGCCGTTGCCCTTTCTGTCGCACTGCCCGGCATCACGGCGGCGCTTGGTGATTCCGCTCAGGGCGCTGTCACGCTCGAAGAGCGGAAACTACCGATGCATTTTAGCTGGATCGCGTGCGAGCCCAATTGCCACGGCTGGATCAGCGCGGTCGGCATCGTGACCCAGGAAAGCCCCAAGGACTTCGATGAATTCGCGCGCGGACGCCAGCTTGCGGGCGCCACGGTGGTGCTGGATTCCAGCGGAGGGTCGGTCAACGACGCCATCGCGCTCGGACGGCGCTGGCGCGGTCTCGGGTTGCTGACAACGGTGGGCATCAGCGTTCTCGATCACACCGCGCAGGGCGATCACGCGAGCGTTGCGCCGCAAGCCTATTGCGAGTCGATGTGCGTTTTCCTGCTGCTGTCAGGCAAGACACGCTACGTGCCCGAGGGCGCGCATGTCAGGGTGCATCAGATCTGGATGGGCGACCGTGCCGACGATGCCAAGGCCGCGACTTACAGTGCGCAGGATTTGATGATTGTCGAACGCGACGTCGGCCGCCTCGCCAAATACACGTTCGACATGGGCGGCGCCGGTGATCTGCTGTCGCTGTCGCTGAGCGTGCCGCCGTGGGAAGACCTGCATGAATTGTCGCCGGCAGAGTTGCGGCTGACCAATCTCGTCACGACCGACGCGGTGGCCGAGGTGCTGCCCAAGGTACTGCCCAAGCCCGACGCTGCTACGCCAGTGGCCGAGCTCGCGACCAAGCAAGTCCAGGATCGCTTCGTCAGCAGCGCCGTGCAGGGTGAGGCGACGTCGCAGCCGGCGAAGTCGACCAAGACGGCGGAAGCCACCGTTCCGACCGGTGTCGTCGCGACGGCGCCGGTGAAGTAGCGGCGCTCATCGTTGCCGTCAGCTTTGCGCAGCAACCGGCTGTTTTGCTTTGTCTTCGGTCTTGTCAGAGGTCTTGGCCTCGATCTGGCCGATCGCATCGACCACGGCATCGAAGGTCAGCATGGTCGAGGCATGTCGCGCCTTATAGTCGCGCACCGGTTCGAGCAGCGCGATGTCGGCCCATTTGCCCTGCGGCGGCGCGCCGTTTTCCTTCAACATCTTGCGAACGGTTTCGCGCAACTCGCGCAATTCGCTCGCGGTCGAGCCGACGACGTGGCTTGCCATGATCGAGGACGAGGCCTGACCGAGCGCGCAGGCCTTCACATCATGCGCGAAGTCGGTGACGACAGGCCCGTCCATTTTGAGGTCGATCTTGACGGTCGAGCCGCACAGTTTGGAATGGGCGGTCGCGCTGGCGTCGGGTGCGGAGAGCCGTCCCAAGCGGGGGATATTGCCGGCCAGTTCGATGATGCGCTTGTTGTAGATGTCGTTCAGCATAAGATTGAGGTCTCGCGCTACCCGGTGTGATCGCCCTTGGCGAGCCCGGTCTACGGTCCTATATATGGGTCGAAACGGTGGAAATACAGCCCGGCCGTTTCCTGAAGCGGCCAGAGAAATGGAAACCAGCCCGGCCGTTTCGGTCTTAATACCCTGGTACTCAGGCGTCCGGCGGCAAGCCGCCCCGTCTGCCGGTGACACTCCGGTCCAAAGACCGGTCGAACGGAGTTGACATGGACGCATTGATTAAATCCCTCCGCCCGAACAAGCCTTCGGACGCCAAATCCTCAGACGCCAAATCTACAGAGACGAAGGCACCGGAATCGAAGATTCTGGATACCCGTCCCGCAGAGCTCGATCCTTCCGAATTTCTGGCCGCCGCGGTACGTGCCGATCAGCCGCGCCCCTCGCGCGCGGAGGCTGAGCAGGCGGTACTGACGTTACTCAGCTATATCGGCGAAAACCCCGACCGCGAGGGCCTGATCGATACGCCGCGCCGGGTGGTGGAAGCCTACGACGAGCTTTATCAGGGCTATCATCAGTGCCCGGCCGAAGTCCTCGACCGGACCTTTGGCGAGACCGCGGGCTATGACGATTTCGTCCTGATTCGCGATATCGAATTCACCTCGCAATGCGAGCACCACATGATGCCGTTCTACGGCAAGGCGCATATCGCCTATACGCCGGTGGAGCGGGTCGTGGGATTGTCGAAGCTGGCGCGTCTCACCGATATCTTTGCGCGCCGCCTGCAGACCCAGGAACATCTCACCGCGCAGATCGCGGCTGCGATCGACGAGATCCTCAAGCCTCGTGGCGTTGCAGTGATGATCGAGGCAGAGCATACCTGCATGTCGGTGCGTGGCGTCGCCAAGCACGGCGCGACGACGTTCACCAGCCGCTTTACCGGCATGTTCCGCGACAATCCGACGGAGCAGGCGCGTTTCCTGTCCATGCTACGAGGGCCGCAGCGCTAACGGACCCTCGCCTGAACTACGAGGGCCGTTTCGGTGTCCACATCTGCTGATATCAATGACCGCGAAGAGGGGCTGGCGTTCCGGCCCAAATTCGATGCGTCGGGGCTTGTGACCTGCGTCGCCACGGATGCCGCCACCGGCGATGTGCTGATGGTCGCCCATATGAATGACGAAGCCCTGCGCAAGACCATCGAAAGCGGGGAGGCCTGGTATTTCAGTCGCTCACGCAACGCGCTGTGGCGCAAGGGCGAAACGTCCGGTCACACCCAGCGCGTGGTCGATATGCGGATGGATTGCGATCAGGACGCCGTGTGGATCCGCGTCGAGCAGACAGGCGCCGCCTGTCACACCGGCCGTCGCTCCTGCTTCTATCGCGCGGTGACAAACGGCGAGGGCGGCGCGCAATTATCATTCGTCGACGCGGATCGGATGTTCGACCCGGCGGCGATCTATCGCAAGTAGATTCAATTTCGATCCATGCGCGGATAGCAGGGCTTCGATCACCGAGCTTCGTTGCCTCCATCGGCGCGATGTGCGAGGATTCCGTCTCGTCGTCGAACTGGGGCGGTCGCGGTGACGTTACATTTTCGAGCGATATTTGTTTTTCTTGTTGTGATCGCGCTGCCGTTCGGCGTCGCGCGAGCGCAGACGGCAACGGCTGACGCGGTCGCGCCCGATACGATGGCCGCGCGCGTTCTCGCCTGTGCATCCTGCCACGGCGCGCAGGGCGAGGGCACGAACGACGCCTATTTCCCACGGCTTGCAGGAAAGCCGGCCGGTTATCTCTATAACCAGCTTGTGGCGTTCAGGGACGGGCGCCGCAAATACCCGCCGATGAATTACCTGCTGGAATTTCTCCCCGACGCCTATCTGAAAGAGATCGCAGAGTATTTTGCATCGTTGCGACCGCCGTTTCCGGCGCCTGCCATCCCCAGCGTCAGCAAGGAGATCCTGGCGCGAGGCGAATCGCTGGTCAAAAACGGCGATCCGCGGCACGGCATTCCGGCTTGCGCGGGCTGTCACAATCCGGGCTTTACCGGAATGGAGCCGGCGATCCCCGGCCTGCTCGGCCTGCGCGCGGCCTATATCAGTGCACAGCTCGGCGGATGGCGCTATGGCACGCGGACCGCTGCCGCGCCGGACTGCATGCAGATTGTCGCGGGCCTGCTGACGGAAGACGACGTCAAGGCGGTCGCCGCTTATCTCTCATCGCTGCCGGCGCCGGCAGATCCGTCATTCGCGCCGCGTGGGAGCCTGCCGATGCCGCTCTCGTGCGG is part of the Bradyrhizobium canariense genome and encodes:
- the folE gene encoding GTP cyclohydrolase I FolE is translated as MDALIKSLRPNKPSDAKSSDAKSTETKAPESKILDTRPAELDPSEFLAAAVRADQPRPSRAEAEQAVLTLLSYIGENPDREGLIDTPRRVVEAYDELYQGYHQCPAEVLDRTFGETAGYDDFVLIRDIEFTSQCEHHMMPFYGKAHIAYTPVERVVGLSKLARLTDIFARRLQTQEHLTAQIAAAIDEILKPRGVAVMIEAEHTCMSVRGVAKHGATTFTSRFTGMFRDNPTEQARFLSMLRGPQR
- the hisI gene encoding phosphoribosyl-AMP cyclohydrolase, with product MSTSADINDREEGLAFRPKFDASGLVTCVATDAATGDVLMVAHMNDEALRKTIESGEAWYFSRSRNALWRKGETSGHTQRVVDMRMDCDQDAVWIRVEQTGAACHTGRRSCFYRAVTNGEGGAQLSFVDADRMFDPAAIYRK
- a CDS encoding c-type cytochrome — translated: MAARVLACASCHGAQGEGTNDAYFPRLAGKPAGYLYNQLVAFRDGRRKYPPMNYLLEFLPDAYLKEIAEYFASLRPPFPAPAIPSVSKEILARGESLVKNGDPRHGIPACAGCHNPGFTGMEPAIPGLLGLRAAYISAQLGGWRYGTRTAAAPDCMQIVAGLLTEDDVKAVAAYLSSLPAPADPSFAPRGSLPMPLSCGSEPH